In Cryptomeria japonica chromosome 10, Sugi_1.0, whole genome shotgun sequence, a genomic segment contains:
- the LOC131858885 gene encoding photosystem I assembly protein Ycf3-like, translating into MPRSQRNDNFIDKTFTIVADILLQIIPMASGEKKAFTYYRDAQSEGEYAEALQNYYEAMRPKIDPYDRSYILYNIGLIHTSNGEHTKALEYYFQALERNPSLPQALNNTALICHYLIYPDRGEQAIQQGDPEIAEAWFDQATEYWKQATGCFGE; encoded by the exons ATGCCTAGATCTCAGAGAAATGACAATTTTATCGACAAGACTTTCACAATTGTAGCAGATATATTATTGCAGATAATCCCAATGGCTTCAGGGGAGAAAAAGGCATTTACCTATTACAGAGATG CTCAATCCGAAGGGGAATATGCGGAAGCTTTACAAAATTATTATGAAGCCATGCGACCGAAAATTGACCCCTATGACCGaagttatatattatataatataggtCTTATCCACACGAGTAATGGGGAACATACTAAGGCTTTGGAATATTATTTCCAGGCATTAGAACGAAACCCGTCTTTACCACAAGCTCTTAATAATACGGCCTTGATCTGTCATTAC TTGATCTATCCCGACCGAGGAGAACAGGCCATTCAACAGGGAGATCCTGAAATTGCGGAAGCTTGGTTTGATCAAGCTACTGAGTATTGGAAACAAGCTACAGGATGTTTTGGAGAATGA